In the Deferribacterota bacterium genome, AATTTTTCCCTTCATTGTTTGGCCCAGTGTTGGAGCAACTTGTTTCTCTATATATTAAAAATATTTATAGCAAAATGAATGCTACTATTGTCACTACAAATCATTCCCAAGAAAAACTAAAGAGTTGTGGTATAAATAATACTCATAAGATGCCTTTTGGAATCAATACTAAATTGTTTTACCCAGAAGATTGTAAAATAGATGTTTTTAGAGAATTAGGCTTACCTAAAGAGGCAAAATTGTTATTATATGTTGGACGTATTGCTAGAGAAAAAAACATAAAAATGTTAGCAGAATTACCACGTTTAATAGAGAAATTTAAAGTATACTTTCTCTTTATTGGTGATGGAGAATTAAGTAAGGTTTTAGATAATATTAGCAGAAATAATCCTAATATAATACATATATACTATATAAAAGATAAAAATAAACTTAGAAGGTATTATTCAGCAGCAGATCTATTTGTTCATGGTGGTGTTGAGGAGACTTTTGGTTTAAGTGTATTAGAGGCAAAAGCTTGTGGGCTAAGAGTAATAGGATTTAAAAACAGTGGTTTAGATGAGATAATAAATGATGCTAATTGTCTTATAAAAGATAGAAAAGCCTATTCAATTGCAGAAAAGGCTGAAGAATTATTAGGTAATGAATTTACAGAAAAAGATAAACTTCTAATGCACAGAGAGGTAGCCGAAAAATATGAATTTAACAGATTTTTCTTTAATTTAACTAAGGTATATGAAAAAGTTGGAGATAAACAATACTATAATAAAAAAGGATTTTCTGTTCAAATAGCAGATAATTTTAAATAATAAAATATAGTTTAATTGCATTTAATTTATTTTTAAATTATAATTATTATAGGCTTTATTAAAAGTCAAAAAATGTTTGGAGAAAATTATGATTAAAATTAAACTTTTGTTTGTAACAATGTTAGTATCAATATGTTTGATGTTATCAACTAGTTATTTAAAAGCTGATGAAGTTAAAAGTGGTTTTACTTCTGTGCCAACTGTAGATTTTGAAAAGGCTTATAAGAAGCTGAGTGCAGAAAAAAAATATTATATGCAAAGACAGAAAAAATTACTTAATGAACGCTATGATCTTTCAAATATACCTTCAAAAGACATCACCATGTCTAGAGGTAAGCCTATACAAACTGGCGTTAGGGTAAAGCTTCCAAAGGGTGTGAAAAGCTTTGAAGAGTTATCTAAAATGACTCCAGAGGAAATAAAGGAAAAAGGTTTGTTCCCTAAAGGTTTTTTGCCGCTACCACATGCAAAACATGAAGCAGGAGGGCAAGTATATCCTCAAATGCAAATTGATGAAATCAAGAAACAAGAAGGGCGTGATTTGTCACGTTTTGATATTGAGTATGATATACCAGAACATTTTTTGCCTGAATTCCCACCTGCGATCTACTTGACTACAAGACCAGATTTAGGTGATGTGTCTAAAGGTGAATTAGTGACAATTAAAAATTATTATAGATTATTTAAAGATATATTAACGCCAAAACAATTGGAAGGCTTGCGATTGTTAGTTACTGCCTTTCCACAACAAGAATTTAATATGACTGATGATAGAAAATCAAAAGAACCTTCAAGAGGAGTTGCATGTTTTGATTGTCATGCAAATGGGCATACAAATGGGGCTTTCCACTTAGAGCAATCAGTTAGACCCCATCCATATAGAATGAGAATTGACACCCCAACGTTAAGAGGGGTTAATATACAACGGCTATTTGGTTCTAAAAGAGCTTTAAAAAGTGTAGAAGATTTTACTGAATTTGAGCAAAGAGGGGCCTATTTTGATGGTGATATAGTTATAGCAACAAAAAAGGGAGTAAATGTACTTGAAAGGGGAAGTCAGGTACATGCAATGGCAGAGTTTCAAGAGATTTTAGATTTCCCCCCAGCTCCTAAACTAAATGTTTATGGTAAATTAATAAAAGAAAAGGCAACTCCCGCTGAATTGAGGGGTCAGGAGCTCTTTTTTGGAAAGGCGGAATGCTCTAAGTGTCATACCCCACCATTTTATACTGATAACCTTATGTATGATCTAAAAGTAGAGAGATTTTATAAAGATACATCATATAATGGTAAAAAAGCTTCTGCTGAAGGCTTAATTAAAAACTTTCCACTTAGAGGGCTTAAAGATTCTCCGCCATATTTACATGATGGTAGATTGCTTACAATTGAAGATACTGTAGAGTTTTTTAATTTGATATTAGAACTTAAACTAACAAAAAGCGAGAAAAGTGATTTAGTAGCTTTTTTGAGATGTCTATAATTTAATTTTTACAAAATTAATAAATAGGAGGCTTAAGCCTCCTATTTTTCTTTTATATAAATATTGAATTAATCCATATCAAAATAATTATAGGTGGTACGACATATTTTACTAAGTTGTACCAAAATATAAATAAGTCAGCTTTATAAACCCCCTCATTTGAGTAGAGATTATAGATTTGTTTTTTATTTGAAAACCATCCAACGAGTATTGCACACATTAATCCACCAAGTGGTAGTGATATATTGGCACAAAAATATTCAAATAGATCAAAGATGTTTAGGCCTAAGACTTTAAGCTCACCTAAAACATTAAAACTAAGTGCCGCTGGAATTGAGAGTAAAAATACTGCTAGACCATAAAAAAGAGATATTCTTCTTCTATTAATATTAAAAGTTTCAGTAAAATAGGTTATAGCGACCTCCATCATAGAGATTGATGATGTTATTGAGGCAAATGTGAGGAATAAGAAGAAAAGTATTGAAAATATAATACCTACTGGCATAGCAGAGAAAACCTCTGGTAAGGTTATAAAAACTAAATTTACACCTGAGGCTGGGTTTAATCCGAAAGAAAATACAGCAGGAAAAATTATAAAACCCGATATAATCGATATAAAAAAATCCAAAAATGCAACCATTGCTGCAGCTTTAGGTAGGTATTCTTTTTTTGATAGATAAGAACTATAGGTAAGCATTGTTGATAGTCCAACAGAGAGAGTAAAAAATACTTGACCCAATGCTGCTAAGATTGTTGTTTTATTTATCATAGAGAAGTTAGGTTTTAAGTACCATTTTATCCCTTCTATGGCATTTTCAAGTGTTAATGAACGAAACATTAAAATAATTATAAGAATAAACATAATGGACATCATAATTCTGCTATATCGCTCAATACCTTTATTTATCCCTTGTATTACAATAAATATTGTGAAGAAGAGAAACAAAAAAGTGCAAAATATTATACTATATGGATCAGTAACAAAATTATTAAAAAATTCACTATAGTTTATGTCTGTATTAACTATATTGCCAGTTAGGGAATTAATAAAATAATAAATAGTAAAACCACCAACAACAGAATAAAAAGATAATATTATAAAAGAAGTAAATACATTTAAATAGCCTAAATACTTAAATTTACTATTAAATTTTTCATAACTCTTAACTGCATTTGCTCTACCATGTCTACCTATAATAAATTCAACAAGCAATATTGATACGCCTATTGTAAACATTGTAATAGCATAGATTAACACAAATATACCACCACCAGAGACTCCTGTTAGGTAAGGGAATCTCCAAATATTTCCCAAACCTATAGATGAGCCAGCAGAAACTAAGACAAACCCAAAAAAATTTGAAAACTCAGCTCTTTTCTTTTTCATAATCCTCTATTGGTTAATTATTTAAATTTAACACAAAAATACCAATATGTCATATTACAAAAAATTCATTATTGAATTTTTGTTTTTATTTTATAATATAATTTACTAAAAAATAAAAGAGGGTCTATGCATATAATAGTATTAGCAGGGGGGCAGGGGACAAGGTTATGGCCTGCTTCTAGAAAAAACTTTCCAAAACAATTTTTAAGGTTATTTAGTAACAAACCGTTAATTTCTGAGACTTTAGAGAGATTGGGCAACTTTGATAATATGTTAATTGCAACAAATAGAGAGCAGAAGTTTATATTAAATAGATTTTTGAGCAGAGATTTCAATAACATTGATATTATAGATGAACCATCTATGAGGAATACATTGCCAGCTATTGCATTATCAGTAAGGTACTTAAAGGAAAAATATGATCTAAAGGAAAAAAGTATTATTTTTGTTACACCTTCTGACCATGTAATAAAACCACAAGAGAAGTTTATAGATACTATCAAAAAGGCTGAAATTTCTGCGCAAGAGGGATATATAGTTACAATGGGAATCAAACCAACTAAACCAAGCACAGGTTATGGATATATTGAAATTGGAAGTAATATCAGAGATAAAACCTATAAAATTAATAGATTTATTGAAAAGCCTTCTTATGAAAAGGCAAGAGAGTTGATAAAAAATAATAAATATTACTGGAATTCAGGTATGTTTATGTTCCCATTATATGTTTTTGAAGAAGAGTTAGAAACCTATGAAAAGAATATTTTTAGTATATATAACAAAGGCTACGATTATATGTTAAGCAATTACAAGATGCTTACTAATATATCAATAGATTATGCAATAATGGAAAAAACAGAAAAGGCTGCTTGTGTAGTTGCTGAATTAGATTGGAGTGATATTGGTTCGTGGGATTCTGTCTATGAAGTAAAGGAAAAGGATAGTGAAGGGAATGCAATTAAAGGTAATGCTTTAACAAATAATACCTCTAATTCACTAATCTATAATGAGTCTTCTAAAAAATTGATTACAGCTGTAGATGTGAAAGATTTATTGATTGTTGATACCCCTGATGCTTTGTTAATTGCAAAGCGTGGCTCTAGCCAAAAAGTAAAGGATATTGTTAATAATATTAAATATAATAATGAAGAATTAGTAAATTTTCATACTAAAGTTTATAGACCATGGGGAACATATCAAGTCTTAGATGAAGATGAAAACTTTAAAGTTAAACGCATTGAGGTTTTTAGAGGTGAAAAACTAAGTTTGCAATTACATAAACATAGAGATGAACATTGGACAGTTGTAAAAGGTGAGGGGGTTGTTACTCTGAATAATGATAAAATAAAAGTTAAAGAAAATAGTAAAATATTTATTGAGAAAAATACCAAGCATACAATAGAAAATACTGGTGATGCAACTTTGACTTTTATTGAGGTTCAATGTGGTAGCTATCTAGGTGAGGATGATATTGTAAGATTTGAAGATAAATATGGAAGGGTTTAAATATGGCTAAAAAAATCAAAAACATTGGTATTTTAGCAACCAGAATTGAAGGCACTGATGGGGTTTCTCTAGAAATAGACAAATGGGTACATGTTTTAGAAAGGAATAATTATAATTGTTTTTATTTTGCTGGCTCTACTGATATGGATGAGGATAAAAGCTTTATTGTAGAAGAGGCTCATTTTAATCATCCAGATATTGAGGGAATCAATAATAAATGTATTGGCACAAGAACAAGAGATATACAAATAACTAAAAAAATAGATAAATTAAAGTATTATATTAAAGATCAGATATATAGATTTGTTAAAAAGTTTGATATTGATTTAATAATAGTAGAAAATGCGTTATCAATACCTATGAATATTCCATTAGGGCTTGCAATAACTGAATTTATAGCTGAAACAGGATTTCCAACTATAGCTCATCACCATGATTTTTACTGGGAGAGAGAAAGGTATTTAGTAACAGCACTAAAAGACTATTTTGATGCAGCATTTCCT is a window encoding:
- a CDS encoding sodium-dependent transporter, with translation MKKKRAEFSNFFGFVLVSAGSSIGLGNIWRFPYLTGVSGGGIFVLIYAITMFTIGVSILLVEFIIGRHGRANAVKSYEKFNSKFKYLGYLNVFTSFIILSFYSVVGGFTIYYFINSLTGNIVNTDINYSEFFNNFVTDPYSIIFCTFLFLFFTIFIVIQGINKGIERYSRIMMSIMFILIIILMFRSLTLENAIEGIKWYLKPNFSMINKTTILAALGQVFFTLSVGLSTMLTYSSYLSKKEYLPKAAAMVAFLDFFISIISGFIIFPAVFSFGLNPASGVNLVFITLPEVFSAMPVGIIFSILFFLFLTFASITSSISMMEVAITYFTETFNINRRRISLFYGLAVFLLSIPAALSFNVLGELKVLGLNIFDLFEYFCANISLPLGGLMCAILVGWFSNKKQIYNLYSNEGVYKADLFIFWYNLVKYVVPPIIILIWINSIFI
- a CDS encoding cytochrome B6 codes for the protein MIKIKLLFVTMLVSICLMLSTSYLKADEVKSGFTSVPTVDFEKAYKKLSAEKKYYMQRQKKLLNERYDLSNIPSKDITMSRGKPIQTGVRVKLPKGVKSFEELSKMTPEEIKEKGLFPKGFLPLPHAKHEAGGQVYPQMQIDEIKKQEGRDLSRFDIEYDIPEHFLPEFPPAIYLTTRPDLGDVSKGELVTIKNYYRLFKDILTPKQLEGLRLLVTAFPQQEFNMTDDRKSKEPSRGVACFDCHANGHTNGAFHLEQSVRPHPYRMRIDTPTLRGVNIQRLFGSKRALKSVEDFTEFEQRGAYFDGDIVIATKKGVNVLERGSQVHAMAEFQEILDFPPAPKLNVYGKLIKEKATPAELRGQELFFGKAECSKCHTPPFYTDNLMYDLKVERFYKDTSYNGKKASAEGLIKNFPLRGLKDSPPYLHDGRLLTIEDTVEFFNLILELKLTKSEKSDLVAFLRCL
- a CDS encoding mannose-1-phosphate guanylyltransferase/mannose-6-phosphate isomerase; the encoded protein is MHIIVLAGGQGTRLWPASRKNFPKQFLRLFSNKPLISETLERLGNFDNMLIATNREQKFILNRFLSRDFNNIDIIDEPSMRNTLPAIALSVRYLKEKYDLKEKSIIFVTPSDHVIKPQEKFIDTIKKAEISAQEGYIVTMGIKPTKPSTGYGYIEIGSNIRDKTYKINRFIEKPSYEKARELIKNNKYYWNSGMFMFPLYVFEEELETYEKNIFSIYNKGYDYMLSNYKMLTNISIDYAIMEKTEKAACVVAELDWSDIGSWDSVYEVKEKDSEGNAIKGNALTNNTSNSLIYNESSKKLITAVDVKDLLIVDTPDALLIAKRGSSQKVKDIVNNIKYNNEELVNFHTKVYRPWGTYQVLDEDENFKVKRIEVFRGEKLSLQLHKHRDEHWTVVKGEGVVTLNNDKIKVKENSKIFIEKNTKHTIENTGDATLTFIEVQCGSYLGEDDIVRFEDKYGRV
- a CDS encoding glycosyltransferase: MKICDITQLYSPISGGIKTYIEDKKSYLLDKPDFEHILIVPWKEDKVLRYKNTVEYYIKSPRIPFSKSYRLFVKLRKILNIISYEKPDLIEVNDPYITALISLYIKDKYNIPLIGFYHSDIISAVKRTCIKFFPSLFGPVLEQLVSLYIKNIYSKMNATIVTTNHSQEKLKSCGINNTHKMPFGINTKLFYPEDCKIDVFRELGLPKEAKLLLYVGRIAREKNIKMLAELPRLIEKFKVYFLFIGDGELSKVLDNISRNNPNIIHIYYIKDKNKLRRYYSAADLFVHGGVEETFGLSVLEAKACGLRVIGFKNSGLDEIINDANCLIKDRKAYSIAEKAEELLGNEFTEKDKLLMHREVAEKYEFNRFFFNLTKVYEKVGDKQYYNKKGFSVQIADNFK